GAGGATCATTATCAACTGGCACAATGGTCTCCACTTTGTCTGATATTGTTCCTTCATCTTGAAGGGTGTTATCTTCTTCGTTCCCTTCATCATCACTGTCCAGCTCATGTGGTCTTGCATGTCTGCGTTTGGCTCTCTCAGATGTAGGTCTAAATATGTCATCTGCCTGTTTCACATCTAAAACCACATGAAAAGAGAGCAACACAGTTGATCAAGCTACAGTCTAGAATAGACAGTTGagttaatatataataaatgagGATTAATTGCATTAAAAGCACTGACCAACACTTTCATGAGTAGAACATGACACATTTTCTATCTCTTCTGATGTAGCAGGATCATCAgctcttttcctttttacctGCATAACAATAAGTTATTTGACATAACATTAAGTTATCACTCACAGGTCAAATGCTGGTCCATTTCATATTACAGTAAGCAGAATAGTTTACCTTGAAGGACGGCAGTGGAGGTTTTCTGCCCTGGCCACTGATGTGACTGAGGGGATTTATTACTTTGGTCCTCTCTTCCACACTTTCTGCTCCACTTTTCAAAGGACAAACTTGCACctaatgaataaaacaacaataataatgaacCTACTGGCTCCATACGTGTATTGCCATCaaaatgacacagaaaacatttttttcctcatttatgTGATTTCATTGACCCCTTAATGAGTTAATAAAGGGTGTAAAGAACAtacctttgttttcttctcctgACAGTCCCACCAGTCCTCAAAAGCCTTGAAAGCATTCCCTTCAATCATTCTACGTGTAATGTCCTTCTTAATGATTGACCTCAGTTCATCCATGATGACTTCTAAAACTTTTTCTACTGTGACTTTATGAGGGTTTTCCCACACAAGCGGGTAGTCTGGTGGTGGCACAAAGGGGTTAAACCTGGGAAAAGGTGGAGCGGGCCACAGTAGTCGAGGGAATGGTAAAGGTGCACTGCCATGCCTTGGAGGATTCCCCTTATCCAATGGGCCTGCAGGCTGTATGGGTAAGGGGTACGTGTGCACGGGAGGTGGAACAGAAGGCGGCGCCATCAAAGGTTGAGGGGGTCTAAGAAAATTTGGTGGgggaggaaaagaaggagaaggTGGAATATGGGGAGGAGGAATGGGGATGACGGTGTGATGGCCCGGAGGTGGGATCCAGCCTGGAGGTGGGATAGGGATGGTGCCATTTGGCAGGCGCGGTGGGACAGGTGGAATAGATGGGGGAAAGAGAGGAATAGGGAAAGGGAAAGGGGTGACTAATGGATGGGAGCATCCAGACCTAATGGCAGGAGGAGCTTTGGAGGTAAGGAGATGAGTGGTGCTATTGAGAGAAGAAAAGTATGGAGgctgaggaagagaggagatTTCTTTTGTTGAGTGCTCCTTATCCTCATTTGCTGCATGATGCTCCTGAATaagatagaagaagaaaaaactgaaagacTGATTTACAACAACATGAATACTTTTACATAGATAACAACATAATAACTACTACTTTTATTGTCTTCATGATGTATGTAGAGGATTTACCTTTGGACATAACAACTGGAACCTTTCTGCAtctttttcattgtttacatGAGCCCTCCTTTCAAAATGTGTGAAATCAGATGGAGTGGGAGACTGGCAGTCTCTTGTAAGAAACGAAACAGCTTGAGTAGTTTCATCCTCTTCATTTTCAACGAGCGATCTTTGACTGACATCCACCACATCATTGTGGGAGTGCTGGTGGCTGGTCGGAGTGTAAACAAGCGAGTCATCTGAGAGAGGGGAGGCATTGGCTGAGCAAGGTGAAGTTGGGCTGTCCTGAGAGTGCACATCAGCCTCCAAAGACTTTCTAACAAAGTATGAGGGTTCAGTACTCTGGCTGTTTATCAGCAAACTTTCAATGCGGGAGTCCAAACTCTCTACCTCTGTTTGGGGGCTACTAGGGGAACAGTTAACAGCAGGTGGAGATACGTCTGTTATGCATGCATGACCATCAGGTGGGGAGgatgctgctgtctgctggtcaGCTGTGAAATTAATGCTCAGGATGCTAAAAGAGTTGCAGTTCAGATGTAAAGCCTTGGAGGTAGTGGGGACCACGTCTCTGGACTCCTGACAAGGAGAGGCAAGGTCAAAGGAAGACTCTACATTATTGTGAGTAGAGGATTGTGCATTGTGACCCCACAGTGCAGGGTGTTGGCTGCTAGTTTGTATTTGGGTAGAGGGGGGGTGTGGTGGCAGTGGTTGGCAATGCTTCAAAATTAAGTTGACATCTGAGACTTCGCCGGATCCCCTGTGATACCTTGCTGGTTTACGATGGCAGAGCTCTCGTCTTAAAGGTTTGTGAACACTAAAGGTGGAGGGCTCCCCCTGGAGGATCGGAGTTGCCTGAAGACTGGAGTAGCAAGAGTCCTGAGAGAGAGGAGTCGCAGACAAGCAAGGAGTGTGGGGGGTTCCCTGAGAACGTGGTGTAAGCCCAAAGCTGCAAGGTGTATCCTGCCAAATACTGGAGTAGGCTGTGTCCAGAGAGAGGGGTGTAGCGATGCTGATGGGGCTGGAGGCACTCCCCTGTCGCTGCGTGGCTGCGCTGCCCTGTAAGAGATGGATAatacagagaaaacaagatAACAACTGAGAAATATccttaaaaaacattaatttaacaGCTGGTTTCTAAATATTGAATACACGATTACTTCAATGTTCACACTATTATAAGGagctgtaaaatgtttaccaGCAAACTGTCGATTACGCTTTGAAGAGCTCGCCCACTGCTGCCCACTGGCATCCAAGGAGTATAAAGGCCACGTAAGAGGAACTGGAGATATCGTGCCCTGTTTTCACCTGAGGAAGGTTGCATGTTACAATTAATTCAGTTCAACAAGAGTGACATTTATACTTTCAATACATAATAATTTGAGGAATTCCTAAAATCAGCGTTACCTTTAGGATCAATTTCCACGTGAATAACATTTCCCATCACTGACGTCTGATGGAGGTGCTGAACAGCGTCTTTTGCGGCCCTCACTGTGTCAAAGACGACCTTTGCAATCCCTAAATGCTTCTTGTTCTTAGGATTGTAAAATATTTCCACTTCTTCAATGTTTCCATATTTATTGCACATATTAGTCAAGAACGCCTCCCTTACATTGTCATTCAACCTGGAAAATGTCACTTCTTTGGGAGGAACAGGTCCAACATACCACTCATCAACCTGAAAGGGTATAGGTAGACAACAAGAACTATTATTAATATCATTATTAGCATggttattatgattattatggTGATTATAAAGATCAGTGGCGTAATGTGACTTTTACTCATGtactctacttaagtacaaatttgaggtacttgcacttaacttgagtattttcatttcatgctactttatacttctactccactacaattcagagggaaatattgtactttttacacctGCATTCATTTGACAACTGTTTCTAGTTACTTTACCAATTAAGAGTTGCATACACAACATATGAAGAccttatataaaatatgatgcactgttatagattaaactacccaacagtatataaacttagagctgaaattatttgttgatgaatcgattagttgattgacagaaaattaacacaattttgataactgattaattgttttggaATTTTTCGTGCAGAAATgccatttcatggttccagcttctgaaaagtgaggatttgctgctttttcttgtcttaaaTTGCAGTAAACACTTCTGAAGTTAGCAatttgaaggtgtcactttggctctgggtaattgtgatgaGCACaagttttacaaaacaaacaatcccTCGCTTATTCATCAGCAGATTCTTCCATAATGAAAAttgtcattagttgcagccctatataaaattgttaaaaagtagctgcttacacattaatgcatgaatAATAAAGAGCTAAtcatatatcagtcacaggggccatatTTCTGcattgaatacttttacttttgatactttaagtacattttcctgataatacttacatacgtTTACTGAactaacattttcactgcaggacttacttgtaatggagtatttttacagtgtggtattagtatctacttttactttagtaaaggaCCCCTCACAACTGAAAAAGATTACCTTCAATTTAGGAACCAAAAGGTCAGTCTTGTGGCATTTGCTCCACAGGCGGCAGATACGGGGATCTCTGACTGTATCCACAGGAAACAGACCTAAGTCCTCAACCTGTTCAGGTAAACAAGacccatcatcatcataatgGAAAACATACATGCTTGTTTGGCGCAATGTTATAGCGGGAAAATGTGTTGACAGGCAATTATCTATGAAAGACGGagacaataaacaaatatttaaaaatgctcACGGGTATGTTAAAGTGTTGCCCATCATAACGGTACACTTTGTACAGGCCTTTTGTCAATGCAGGGTCAATAATCAACTTGCAACTTCTCCAGTGCTGAGGcggtgtctctctctcagaagTTTGTTTTTCGCTTTCCATTACATTCGTCAAAACCtggaaatataacaaaataaacaccGTATGCTGTCATTTGTTCCACGATAAATACAGCTGTTAGCTAGCATACATTAGTCCTCCACTGCAGGTTAACACGCCCCGACAGGTGATGAGGAGCATCACCTGTAACGTTATCCTTCTCTAAAAGATAACAGGTTGTGAAATGAAACATATCCAAATACTCAAAGATAACTTAAGAAAACCGTTTTGTTTCGCTTACCTGTGCCAAAGTGTTATCCTTTGATGGAGCAACATTGTGGAACAGCTGTTGTTATTTTCGGTGTTTTCACAGCTCGTCACCCAGGTTAGAGAATGGATCCATCCGCTAGCAGACAGACACGGAATATAGACCCTTACGTGAGGCGGAAGAATACCACACATTGGAGGACGGTGGGTTaacaggtgacaggtgtgcaATTTAATGTACCTTCAGGAGTTTCTATGCACctttataatataaaaatgtgttgttagaTAGAAAATCATGTTCATGTATATAATTATCACACTATCATGTA
This sequence is a window from Siniperca chuatsi isolate FFG_IHB_CAS linkage group LG5, ASM2008510v1, whole genome shotgun sequence. Protein-coding genes within it:
- the LOC122876607 gene encoding histone-lysine N-methyltransferase SETD1B-A-like isoform X2, which encodes MESEKQTSERETPPQHWRSCKLIIDPALTKGLYKVYRYDGQHFNIPVEDLGLFPVDTVRDPRICRLWSKCHKTDLLVPKLKVDEWYVGPVPPKEVTFSRLNDNVREAFLTNMCNKYGNIEEVEIFYNPKNKKHLGIAKVVFDTVRAAKDAVQHLHQTSVMGNVIHVEIDPKGENRARYLQFLLRGLYTPWMPVGSSGRALQSVIDSLLGSAATQRQGSASSPISIATPLSLDTAYSSIWQDTPCSFGLTPRSQGTPHTPCLSATPLSQDSCYSSLQATPILQGEPSTFSVHKPLRRELCHRKPARYHRGSGEVSDVNLILKHCQPLPPHPPSTQIQTSSQHPALWGHNAQSSTHNNVESSFDLASPCQESRDVVPTTSKALHLNCNSFSILSINFTADQQTAASSPPDGHACITDVSPPAVNCSPSSPQTEVESLDSRIESLLINSQSTEPSYFVRKSLEADVHSQDSPTSPCSANASPLSDDSLVYTPTSHQHSHNDVVDVSQRSLVENEEDETTQAVSFLTRDCQSPTPSDFTHFERRAHVNNEKDAERFQLLCPKEHHAANEDKEHSTKEISSLPQPPYFSSLNSTTHLLTSKAPPAIRSGCSHPLVTPFPFPIPLFPPSIPPVPPRLPNGTIPIPPPGWIPPPGHHTVIPIPPPHIPPSPSFPPPPNFLRPPQPLMAPPSVPPPVHTYPLPIQPAGPLDKGNPPRHGSAPLPFPRLLWPAPPFPRFNPFVPPPDYPLVWENPHKVTVEKVLEVIMDELRSIIKKDITRRMIEGNAFKAFEDWWDCQEKKTKVQVCPLKSGAESVEERTKVINPLSHISGQGRKPPLPSFKVKRKRADDPATSEEIENVSCSTHESVDVKQADDIFRPTSERAKRRHARPHELDSDDEGNEEDNTLQDEGTISDKVETIVPVDNDPQILCDREEHDDGDESNHTEEEKELAEKHTKDVDAVIFQTGDGVQCLDSERFAESSSSEESEYSSDFDSSDSFSSESFEDSSYSDLSPEDEDMEDDSEDDRNGECIVISSEESMELEPPVTPSAPLTPGAQLELGLRDWSDLFYREESAENQYTSCQQDTCGLDAVMELQTSETQDHLQLLSPIGLPEVEPHLDVAVESPEWRVESLENIENLRPLTPTGCLMDSDPDLLIRSKPTSPAVEEVERPQTPGKGIVAELESGDSADEVLSLSPTSTELVLAPYDPPVSYLSYQDMPKTPGREDRRGWTQYSSGRAPATPGRETTMSEGSLGMCPTISSPPPVPCLSRNPYISAPKTPGRDIILPRRAIVHKRKTQMVTSLQPLLCDSLRGSPISVSSPWSLSESSSDSAEGRGMWTSSGVRTKPLQGLENMPGLLVEENRRETEKSLLRRKQLRRLKRRWRIHHRQKSLKRITGSLSSHSRPHRWRSLCEERRILHRVWKEGLDEEDARLLQCTYERLQEQDNSFGWLSDTLWIPHPLTKVVTEKSEKHKCWLPHHRTGSARSEGFYKISMKDKMKYLSNTKLTTELPYTSTQGMCIPAQHPTSLRAGSDFRSEQRRLLSSFSCDSDLVKFNQLKFRKKRIRFSRSHIHEWGLFAMEPIAADEMVIEYVGQIIRQGIADMREQRYEEEGIGSSYLFRVDQDTIIDATKCGNLARFINHSCNPNCYAKIITVESQKKIVIYSRQPISINEEITYDYKFPIEETKIPCLCGADSCRGSLN
- the LOC122876607 gene encoding histone-lysine N-methyltransferase SETD1B-A-like isoform X1, with the translated sequence MESEKQTSERETPPQHWRSCKLIIDPALTKGLYKVYRYDGQHFNIPVEDLGLFPVDTVRDPRICRLWSKCHKTDLLVPKLKVDEWYVGPVPPKEVTFSRLNDNVREAFLTNMCNKYGNIEEVEIFYNPKNKKHLGIAKVVFDTVRAAKDAVQHLHQTSVMGNVIHVEIDPKGENRARYLQFLLRGLYTPWMPVGSSGRALQSVIDSLLGSAATQRQGSASSPISIATPLSLDTAYSSIWQDTPCSFGLTPRSQGTPHTPCLSATPLSQDSCYSSLQATPILQGEPSTFSVHKPLRRELCHRKPARYHRGSGEVSDVNLILKHCQPLPPHPPSTQIQTSSQHPALWGHNAQSSTHNNVESSFDLASPCQESRDVVPTTSKALHLNCNSFSILSINFTADQQTAASSPPDGHACITDVSPPAVNCSPSSPQTEVESLDSRIESLLINSQSTEPSYFVRKSLEADVHSQDSPTSPCSANASPLSDDSLVYTPTSHQHSHNDVVDVSQRSLVENEEDETTQAVSFLTRDCQSPTPSDFTHFERRAHVNNEKDAERFQLLCPKEHHAANEDKEHSTKEISSLPQPPYFSSLNSTTHLLTSKAPPAIRSGCSHPLVTPFPFPIPLFPPSIPPVPPRLPNGTIPIPPPGWIPPPGHHTVIPIPPPHIPPSPSFPPPPNFLRPPQPLMAPPSVPPPVHTYPLPIQPAGPLDKGNPPRHGSAPLPFPRLLWPAPPFPRFNPFVPPPDYPLVWENPHKVTVEKVLEVIMDELRSIIKKDITRRMIEGNAFKAFEDWWDCQEKKTKVQVCPLKSGAESVEERTKVINPLSHISGQGRKPPLPSFKVKRKRADDPATSEEIENVSCSTHESVDVKQADDIFRPTSERAKRRHARPHELDSDDEGNEEDNTLQDEGTISDKVETIVPVDNDPQILCDREEHDDGDESNHTEEEKELAEKHTKDVDAVIFQTGDGVQCLDSERFAESSSSEESEYSSDFDSSDSFSSESFEDSSYSDLSPEDEDMEDDSEDDRNGECIVISSEESMELEPPVTPSAPLTPGAQLELGLRDWSDLFYREESAENQYTSCQQDTCGLDAVMELQTSETQDHLQLLSPIGLPEVEPHLDVAVESPEWRVESLENIENLRPLTPTGCLMDSDPDLLIRSKPTSPAVEEVERPQTPGKGIVAELESGDSADEVLSLSPTSTELVLAPYDPPVSYLSYQDMPKTPGREDRRGWTQYSSGRAPATPGRETTMSEGSLGMCPTISSPPPVPCLSRNPYISAPKTPGRDIILPRRAIVHKRKTQMVTSLQPLLCDSLRGSPISVSSPWSLSESSSDSAEGRGMWTSSGVRTKPLQGLENMPGLLVEENRRETEKSLLRRKQLRRLKRRWRIHHRQKSLKRITGSLSSHSRPHRWRSLCEERRILHRVWKEGLDEEDARLLQCTYERLQEQDNSFGWLSDTLWIPHPLTKVVTEKSEKHKCWLPHHRTGSARSEGFYKISMKDKMKYLSNTKLTTELPYTSTQQGMCIPAQHPTSLRAGSDFRSEQRRLLSSFSCDSDLVKFNQLKFRKKRIRFSRSHIHEWGLFAMEPIAADEMVIEYVGQIIRQGIADMREQRYEEEGIGSSYLFRVDQDTIIDATKCGNLARFINHSCNPNCYAKIITVESQKKIVIYSRQPISINEEITYDYKFPIEETKIPCLCGADSCRGSLN